The genomic stretch CAGGCACAAAACTGCCCCTTGGAAAAAGAGAAGGCATTCTCACCGAAGAGACCAACCATCCATCACTGGTCAATTACTTTAAAGAAAGAGGAGCCGAGCACTTTGATACAAAGGCATTGGTCGACTTCACAGTGCACTTCGAGCATTTTGGCTTAATATCCCCTAAGGAATTTCATCAAAACCTCCAAACCATTCGGAAGCTGATCCCTGAGCAGAAACGACTGATCCTGATTAATGCCCCCAACCCATCTTTTGGCCAAGAAAAGAGGTATGAATCAATGAATCAAATAGTGGATGATTTTATCAAGGATACCAAGAACACCAAACTCGTTGACCTCCGAAATCTGAGTACCGCTTCACTTTTTCCCACTACAGGAAGCAAGGCCTTCAACAGAAAAACCTATTTGGACATTGCCAACCTGCTATTGGAACAGGTTCCCACTACTTCAAACAAAAATTCAAAAAGGAAAATTAGCCACTTCTTGGTTTTCAAAAATGAAATCAGGATGCGATACCTATCACTAAAGAGCTTTTTACGCAAAAGCATATGGAAAAAAGTCAAACGCGTCAACCTGCTATTGGCCTTGGAGCTGTATTTGGAAAACGGGATCACAGAAATCTTGTTTTCATTTAATCTCGCAATGATTTAGTCCCCACACTAAACCATTATACCACAAGCAGTGACCGTAGCTGTTTTGTTTTTATAGGAGATAATGCTTTATTTTAGAAAGCTATATCTCCACTACTATAATGCTACACCAAAAATTAGATCTTATCATTACCGAACTAAAAGAAGCTAACATCATTCTTGAGCACCACTTGGACCTACACGGGTACGACGAGTTCGTCAATCAGAAAGATGCCCTTATTACTTTGCACGATATTGGAAATTACAGACCTGTACATATTAATAACGCCTGCAAGGCCTTTTATGGCTTCACCAATAATTTCCTATCGGGCATGGATTACATTTATTATCTCAAAACGATCCACCGATCCTACTACCCCACACTTTTTCGATCACTTTCGTTCTTTAATGAAGATAACGAGGAACACCTGAACCTTACCTATAAGCTCAAAAATGCAGCTGGAAAATGGCAAATCATGTTGGGCACCACTAAAACCATAACTCGGACCACCGCCAACAAGCCGCATCACGCCATTACGCTGATGATTCCCGAAAACGACCAACTCTCCGTTAACCCGGAGGCCCCCATCAGACTGCTTGAATCCTTAACGAAGCGTGAAAGGGAAATTTTCCTGAAAATTGCAGAAGGTTTGGCGCCCCAAGAAATAGGGTCTGGCCTATTCATCTCTGAAGAAACAGTCAAAAAACACAAACAAAACATCTTCAAAAAACTCAAGCTCAATAAAACCAGCGAACTGGTCAAGCTGGCATTTGAACTTGGAGTAAAATATTAAAGGAGGTCCTCAAAAAAACCTCCTCTAACAATTTTTAATGGATTAATTTAACCTGGATTATGCATTGGGAATTGTAGTAGCCTGAAAATGCAAGAAAATCAGTTAGTTTGGAGAAAGAAGCATAGCACCGCTATGGTGATGTTGAAAACTAAAGCAAAGCGTCTGATTTTAAAGCACTGGCGTCCGACTAAATTTCAAATATGATCAAAAACTGTCCTTAAATAGAAATTTGAGGGTTTTTATCCCAATCTCTAAAATGCCCCCATCCCCTAAAGGGGAGCTTTAGAAAGTCTCCTTTAGGGGATTTAGGGGTGCAAACAGTTGATTTTTTTTCAATTTGACGATTGTTTTCCCGGACGCCAGTAATTTTAAAGTAGTTTCAGGTCGTAATAAATAGGCTAATGCATATTTCAGGTTTAACCAAGCTCGGGATGTAATCTCTCCAAAACCACCTTGGCTTCATGCCACTCCAGTCGTGGACCAAACTGGCTCACCACTTTTGATGATGCCAAGCTGGCTAGCTTGCCACTTGAAGCATAAGAGTGATTGTTGGTGATACCGTACAAAAAAGCACCTGCAAACATGTCTCCAGCTCCATTGGTATCGATGGCTTCGGTTTCATAGGGCTCTATATCGATAAATGTATCACCATCATAAATCATGGCGCCATTTTTACCCATGGTGATCACAAATCGCTTTGCTACTTTTTTCAATGCTTCTCGTGCCTTCTTCAAATCTTCCTCTCCTGTAAAAATTTTTGCTTCTTCCTCATTGGAAAATAACAAGTCAACTCCTGCCCCGATCACCTCTTCAAAACCTGCTTTGAAGTACTTTACCATTGCAGGATCTGAAAATGTAAGGGCGACCTTTGTCTGCTGCTCTTCAGCAAGCTTTTTAGCATGCTTCATAGCGGCCTTTCCGTTCGGAGAGGTCACCAGGTATCCTTCAATATAGAGGTATTCGGCATCGTTTATTACTGCTTCACTAATGTCTTTGGTGGAAAAGTTCTCTGTAATCCCCAAGTAAGTATTCATGGTCCTCTCTGCATCACCGGTAACCATCACCAGGCACTTTCCTGTAACCCCATCTTCCAATCGGTCAGCTTGCAAATTATTAGCAACCCCTGAAGCCTTAAGGTCCTCCACAAAAAACTTTCCTAACAGATCATTGGCGACCTTGCAATTGTAATAGGCACTTCCTCCGAATTGGCTCACGGCGATCACGGTATTGGCAGCGGATCCACCGCATTGTTTCTTGGCTTCAGCTGTATTGATCACGGACATAAGCTCATTTTGGCGTGGTTCATCCACCAGCGTCATCAGGCCTTTTTCTACCTTGTTTTCCTCTAAAAACTTATCGGTGACCTCAAATTCAATATCCACAAGGGCATTTCCCATGCCCACTACATCATATTTCTTTTTCATGTTATTATTATCAATTCTTCCGACTGATTTATTCAAATATTTTATGTCTCTCAAAAGGTTTTTCGCGATCAAAAAGGTACCGGTAAGTATGGTGAATCTTATATATTTTCGCGTACAGCTGCTCACATACCCGCATCATTTTTGGACTGAAATCACCGATCCAGTTCATCTCAATGGTCTCATAAGGAAATGATTTCTGAGATGACATATCGTTAAATTTTTTCACCATGGCACTCTCCACACCCTTGCCTTGATGCTCAGGCACTACGCCAAACACCAATCCCAGCATTTTGTTCGGTGGATTAAAAAACTTGTGATACAGAAATTTTATCTTGCCTAACCAATTCATATTGCCATCGACATACTTGAATATTTGATTAAGCTCGGGAATGGAAATAAAGAAACTCACAGGTGTACCCTTGTAAAACCCAAAATAGATCAACTTCTCATCCACCACCGGCTTTAACTTCTTAAGCATGAGCTGAGCCTCCTTTAACGCCATGGTTTTGCCCATGTGGCGTGCCCAAGCTTTATTGTAAACTTCCACAAAGTACTCGGGAAACTTCTCGTTCAATTCTTTTCCTTTCAAATACCGGTATTCATAGTCCGGGTCATCGATGGTGATTGCTGCTCTCTTGTGAAATTTAGGATCAAAATCCACTCCTTTTACCGGACGCATATAGGTATACTGTTTAAAATACACCTGAAAACCGTATGATTCGAAAAAGTCCTGGTAATAAGGGAAATTCCATGGCATGTTATAATTTGGCGGTGTAAACCCCTCTACGAGCAGCCCCCACCACTTATCCCGCTCACCGAAGTTCACTGGACCATCCATCGCTTCCATTCCTTGCTCTCCCAACCAAGCCTTTGCTGTATCAAAAAGCTTAAAAGCAGCCTCTTTGTTATTTACACATTCAAAAAAGCCCATCCCTCCGGTCGGCTGTTTATCCTTCCATTTGGGATTGGTAAAAGCAGCAATTCTGCCAATGGTCTTACCACTATCATCCAACAGTAACCACCGCTTAGCTTTGGCACCTTTCCGAAACAACTTATTGGTTTTCACATCAAAAAGCCCTTCTATATCTGCATCAATCGGCCTGATCCAGTTCTTTTCATTTTGGTACAGGCGAACCGCCATATCCAAAAATTCCCGCGCATCCGCGGAACCGGTTACTTCCAGTACATTCATCTGCTACTGTTGTTTTTTTGAAAGGCTAAAAATAGGGAGTTTTTAGGGGAATAGAAAAGATGCCCTCCCCTTATCTCACCAGTAAATTACACTTGGAATCTGAAACTATATTTTGAACATCAGCTCTTGTACAAACTTAAAACGGATAAACCCCCACGATTTTAGAAACCCCTTGCGGTCAACAAGCCCCATGGACTTAAGTCTCTTATAATCCATGATCGGTCTATAAATAAAAAAATAGAGCAAGAATAATGACACAAAATCATACCACCCGATATAATCAAAGATAAAAAGCTGCATGACAATCATCATGGGCAAAACAGTCACTAAATGATAGGCTATTAGCTTTCTCATTTCCCTAACTTTTCGATAAATTATTTCCCTCACTAGGTAATCAAACGAGGTGATTCTGGGTCAGAAATATCTTCCTAAAGTGGAAAAACCATTTACGTACAATTCTTAATTTAAAAAAAATCTCTTAAAAACAACGTAGTTTTATTCAAAAAAAGCGAAAGGCCAGCTATTAAACCGGCCTTTCATTAACTATTTCCTAATACATCCTAATCGATGACATCGCCATAAAGGTCAAATT from Echinicola soli encodes the following:
- a CDS encoding LuxR C-terminal-related transcriptional regulator gives rise to the protein MLHQKLDLIITELKEANIILEHHLDLHGYDEFVNQKDALITLHDIGNYRPVHINNACKAFYGFTNNFLSGMDYIYYLKTIHRSYYPTLFRSLSFFNEDNEEHLNLTYKLKNAAGKWQIMLGTTKTITRTTANKPHHAITLMIPENDQLSVNPEAPIRLLESLTKREREIFLKIAEGLAPQEIGSGLFISEETVKKHKQNIFKKLKLNKTSELVKLAFELGVKY
- a CDS encoding adenosine kinase codes for the protein MKKKYDVVGMGNALVDIEFEVTDKFLEENKVEKGLMTLVDEPRQNELMSVINTAEAKKQCGGSAANTVIAVSQFGGSAYYNCKVANDLLGKFFVEDLKASGVANNLQADRLEDGVTGKCLVMVTGDAERTMNTYLGITENFSTKDISEAVINDAEYLYIEGYLVTSPNGKAAMKHAKKLAEEQQTKVALTFSDPAMVKYFKAGFEEVIGAGVDLLFSNEEEAKIFTGEEDLKKAREALKKVAKRFVITMGKNGAMIYDGDTFIDIEPYETEAIDTNGAGDMFAGAFLYGITNNHSYASSGKLASLASSKVVSQFGPRLEWHEAKVVLERLHPELG